The Euphorbia lathyris chromosome 8, ddEupLath1.1, whole genome shotgun sequence genome has a window encoding:
- the LOC136203801 gene encoding uncharacterized protein produces MLTWSCDGAHKLDGPYLHLCCIGMFGFMDMEDVICLWSMIKEFDSTYGPAWLCIVETSFGFYVTHSIGGFLYFSIDKLVN; encoded by the exons ATGCTCACTTGGAGTTGCGACGGAGCTCACAAACTTGACGGGCCCTATTTG CACCTTTGCTGCATTGGCATGTTTGGTTTTATGGATATGGAAGATGTTATTTGCCTTTGGAGTATGATTAAG GAATTTGACTCCACATATGGTCCAGCATGGCTTTGCATAGTGGAAACAAGCTTTGGTTTTTATGTTACTCATTCAATAGGAGGCTTCTTGTATTTCTCAATTGACAAG TTGGTGAATTAA